In Rutidosis leptorrhynchoides isolate AG116_Rl617_1_P2 chromosome 6, CSIRO_AGI_Rlap_v1, whole genome shotgun sequence, the DNA window TGCACAGACTCATCATCGCCTGAATTAACCTGCACATCGGACGAATCCGGAATAAACTCACCATCTTCAGTAGCATCTGCAGACTCACAATAAAACGAATCATCGTAAACTGAATCGTTTATAATTCCATCAGAGGTACCCTGATTCTCATCCATACTTGACTGAACTTTTTCTCCCACACACGACATATTTGCAGGTTCTGATAAGTCCGAACGATTACTGGAGATGCCATGGGATTTATCCAAAACATCTTCGTTGTCCTCTTCAACCCGAGTCTTATTCACTTCGACCAAAGACCAAGATAATCGATCATTGTTAAAGCTAAAAACGAGATTGTGATTGTTCACCGAATTAAGAAGATTAATTTCGAAAAATTTGCCCCCGACTTTGATCTCAATACGATTAGCCATGTGAAACTGAAACTCCTTGGATTCGTTTTTAAGACCTGCAAGCGAATCCTTGAAGCTTTTTCCTTCCCATTTAGTTGGAATAGACGTACCACGATTCCAAGGGGCCGGTGGAAAGTCATATGCATTCAGGTTGTTCTCATATTCCTTACTCGATGGACGGTTAGCCACAATCCTCTCCATAGCCTTGTATGCTCGAATCCATTTTCCATTAACTTGAATGGTGTTCAAGACTTTTGTGAAAGGTTCGATATCAGTGACGCCAAGATATCGAACGTATCCGAAGCGTTGGCCACTCGACAATCTCTTACGTGCAAAATACACATCTTGAAGATCACCGTAATTCTCGAAGACTCTCCGGCACTTAACACGAGTCCATGTGTCCGGAAAGTTGAAAATCAAAAATGAAATTACTAGATTATCGCACGACTTAGTACACGAAAATCCACTTAGCTTCGACATGAAGATCAAATCATCATCAGCCAGGAGCCTGGCCGGAACGATGAAGTTTAACGGAGGAGAGTATGAGGAAGAGTTTTGGTGTTTTGATTAAAGGTGGATAatgaaaaaaattaaaactgaccCACGAGTATTAATAAAAAAAAGTCGGTGTATTTGCTCTTTGAGACATATGGTCGAACAGATGGTATGCAACTCAAAAAAAAGGAAAGCTTAAATCAAATAAAGAGGATGAGATCCATTAGGTGATTAAAAAATGCAAAGGAGAAGGGATGAAGATGTGATCAAGAAAAGAGAAAAAGTTAAAAGTTCATCGAAATTTTTTAAAAAAGATACGTTACCGGTTATCAACAATTGAAGTTTAAGATTCGTGATGGATAGATAGATATGTATACCCCATATGTCAAATGGATAATCTCTGAATGAATTTGAATTTGATATAGTTACTACTTATTAGCATTGACACCTCCTGTTAAATCATTTAATGCtaattattgatattgataaataatactaattattgatatataatattatgtaattgTGTAAAGATTAGATACATTATCATTGTTACATAGAATGCATGCCCTAGGATCTGTTTTAGCTTACTTTGTGTGAAGATAGgataatatatacatgatataatAAATTATAAACTATACGTTGACTAAGAACTTGCAAAATTACATAAATCACTATTTAATGAGTGATCTATCAGTGTTTCTGAATGTTATTAGGTGGATTATAATGAAAATTTTGTCTTTTTCGTGTATCGGTACATTGATCAGTTGTTCAGGCTGCAGAGGTTATCATGGTTTGATTTTGATGTTAATATGGATTCGAGGAAAAAGTGTTTGCCTATCGATATGAAGGTTGGTGGTTTGCTTTCATCCGTTGTTCAGGCTGCAAATGTTAAGGTcaggtttttttttattattattatttttttaattatacaAAAGATATATCTTGCTTTTTGCTGCTACAACTTTCCGTGCTGGCAGCCTCAGTCTTCGTCAGGTTAACATAACATTAATCCTTTGAACATAATAGTATTTGGTCTATATTTGTTTCATACCATTAGAATACATTACAACTATATGTTGTTGTACGCATTCGCTTGAAGGAACACTGATCTTTGTCACTGCACAAAAGAAGTAAATAGGTTAATCCTTTAAATTTATATGTTGTAATGTAACTAAGTGGTGCAACAGTGGACCTGGAGCTGCATACCAAGTATGTTCCTGGGAGTCCTGAATCGATTTATGATGTTCATCGGAGGTTTTGTAGAAAAACTCAAGTAATTCCTCCACTTCCAGAGGACAAGTTCCTTCGGAGTTTTAGCCTTATTGTTTGTAGCCAAATGATTTGCAATAACCATATATCCTTATTACATTCTCATGATGACGTGTGTGGTATCAACAGATGATTATGCTGCTGGATATTACAGTTATAAGGTATCTTTATCTCTTTTTATGGCCTTGATTATTTCTTTCAAGTTTGTTTTTGAGTTTGGTATCAGTTTGTTTGCTGTTCGTATCTGTTATGGGAATTTTTTAATTGTTAAAATAACTTGTGCAGTGAGCTGAAGTGCTGTTTGCTGATGCTTTCTCAGCATTTGAGGATGCTGGATTACATGATGACAAGGTCCAGTTAATGATCAAAATGTTTCATAATATAGTGGTACggttatacatatatatagttactACTTATTCTGTTTCTACCAATCTTATACTTAGTCTTTATAGGGCcctccgtgcaacgcacgggctcttaaatgcTAGTGATAAACATAACATACCAAATGATTAAATGGATGAAGTTTTCATCTTCGATAATTACTCAAACGTACTGTCTAAACTAGTACCCATATGACCAACATATTAATTAAATgactaataaattaaaaatatgttTGTACGTATGGCTTCCAACCTCAAAATGAGACATCTTACTTGTGTATTGCATTGAGGCTTTAAGCTTttgttgataaaaaaaaattgaCCATTGACCATAACAATATCTATAAATacttatttcattttattattttaatgATCTACTCTTATTTCCTATTACATATTTACCTCAACATCACTAAAACTAAGCATAAAAAAATTCCATGTACGTTGATTGCATTTCACAATCAATAATCAATAAACCTTAGCAGATCAGTAAAATCACATTTAAATACTAAAAATACCTAAAGCAATCTCATATTAGGCAGCCGGCTGCCCTGGTCATGGTGTGCTTGTCACCTTCACCGTCTATTTCTGCTTATCGATGCCCGGGTAGAGACCCAAAACGTGCTCGGGCATGAAGTCATGACGCGTCAAAATACCAACAATCGGTGGCCTCTACAAAAACACAAGAAAAATCCAAGAGTGAATCCCATAAAAGGATACCTTTTTGTCAAACATTATATTAATTCAATTGAAGGTGGCAATCTTGACCCATTTGGTAATCTACTAATGAATGGGTCCGCCCCACCTGGATTTAACGGAGAAAAAATTgtacactaatttttttttttttttggccaaaaaataaggtgttttttagtgtttaccttgctgacaatgaaaaatttattaaatttttacacccgCCCCACATGTATCCGGGTTCAAGTTCCACCACTGTGAATGGGTAAGTCAGGTAATGCTTTATTTCCAATGGGTCAAATGAATTAAATGGTCTAGAATTAGTCTAAAATGAAACAGGCTGCACACAACCATTACCTAACCCAatatcatacccattttgacacctctACATGATCTACTAATTTACATAGTATGAGAGAATGAACTTACTCCGGGAGTTTTCGGCACTACACACAAGTGCCTGAGCCCGAGTTCCCTGAAAGCGACAGCAGCTTTTGCAAGAGACATCGATTCCACAACGGTGTACGGTGATGTATTAGTAATTGGATGTAAGTCAACATACATTTCCATTTCTTCCGGCTTAATATCCAAATCTTCCAGCTTCGGTCCCTTTCCTAATCCCGCTTTAGCAAAGTCAACCGCATGAAACCTTCGTAACATTTCAGTCCCAGTCAAACGTTTATCTTTCGTGAACATCTTTCCTTTAAGCAAAACAATCAAATGAGACCTCAAAACGACCCCACAAAGTTCTGGTGCTTCCAAAAAAGGCGGCTCATCAATAACAGGAAAACCGTTATGTGAAGTCAACCTTAACGAATGTACAATGTTACTAACTTTTTCAACGCCGGTAAACGATATCAAAGGGCCCGAAACAACATCACCAGCAACCAACTGTCTCATGTATGGTTCGGCATGGGGTTCTAAGAAAGGTAACCCTTTCATTTTCACAATTTGGTCATAAACGCCTTTGTTAAAATTATCAGCAACGGATTTTGAAATAAGGAGAACGAGCATTATTAACGGAAGCATTAAGAGATTATTCGTGAGTTCAAGAAGTATAACACAGAGTGAAACAGTCATTCTCATCGTGCCACCTAGGAAAGAAGCGGATCCAAGGAGAGCAAAAAGGCCGATGTTAAGATTCGATACGTTAACAAGTAGAGTGCCAACTAGGCGACCGTAAGATGCACCAGCAAGAATAACGGGGATAAATAGTCCCGAAGGTATTGCGATTCCATAAGTTATGATACCGAGTGCATATATAAGAACAAAGAAAACAAAAAGGGTAGATGTACGGAATTCAGTTTCGTTAACTGAACTAAAAAAGCTGCGAATGGCATCATCGTTAGTGTTGAGTAAAAGGGAAGCGAGATCGTTATAATGACCAGGTGGACATTGGAAGTGTTTGTAGTTCCCTGAGCGGCCATCGGTAGGGCATGCTACGTTTAAGCCAATAGGGCATGGTGTACAAGATATGAGCCAGGGGAGACCGTAAGCACAACAAGAGGTTAGAAGCGAAATGATAACAACCAAAAACACCCTAAACGAAGGACCTCTCCTGCAAAAAAAATAAAGATGAAGTAGTCAAGCTCAACAAAAGGCAATTACTGTTCAGTTTCGCATTTCAGTTTTCAGTTTTTAGTTTTCAGTTTCGCGTTTTAGTTTCAGCTTTCAGTTTTGCATTTCAGATTCAGTTTTTAATCTTCAGTTGCGTTTTAGTTTCAGATACGCGCATGGGCGATTTTATGAAGGGACAAGCGGGGGCAGCCGCCCCCAGTGAATTTGTAATTTTCAgtataaaaattttggatttttcgactttgaccccggtggatttttttttgccccaaaacttaaatattttgccCTAAAACCTTCAAAGTTTGCCAAAATATccaaattttaccccaaaaccttcaaattttgcccacaaaccttcaaattttgtcccaaaacctccataatttggctaaaaacctcaattttttgtcctaaaacctccatattttgggcaaaaaaattgctacggttttaattttttttttgttgaccccggtgaaaaaaaatcctggtaccgccactgGATACGCGTTTCCGTTTCATTTTTCAGTTATGCTCTTTGTAAGTTTTTTTATCTCATTTTAATAAATTTAGGGGGAAAATTAGGGCGCGACCCAAACCCGATCCGACCCGATTGCCAGGTATAGTTTTGAGAGTGATTATGAAATTTCAGTAAGGCTTACTCGTTGATTATGCTATAAGTACGGAGGACCTTGTCCACGAGAAAATTATATAAACTTCCTAAAATTCCTCCAACAACTGCAAGTAATATAACTGCAAAAAGATCAACCATTTCATAATCCGGTATCGAGCTATTGATATCAAACATGATAAGACCCCCTTCCCCAAATAGTCCACAATTTCCATTTCTACAATATTCGATAAGCGATCTCAAAACCACCGCTACAACCGCAGTAGTAAAAAAGGTTCTCCATAAAAGAGCACTCCGCCACCTACAAAATAAatcataatcaaaataataataatataattttacattattattattattataaaagtaataattaaaattaataaaactttTTGCAAACCATGAGGCTGCTTCTTCAAGTGCAAAGAGTACTCCACCAACTGGGGCACGAAAGGCGGCTGCAACACCAGCAGCAGCTCCACATGTAATCATGTCCCTTCGGTCCCTGTCGTTTTTAAAGTATCTAAGCCATTTCCATGTTAAATGGTACTTGCGTGAACCGCCTTGGCCAAGTAAGTTGGCAATGCATGCACCAGTATGCACCATGGGTCCTTCCTTCCCCACAATAAATCCAGCAGCACAACCAAATATGGATCCAAGTATCTATTTGATTCATCAATATGTCATTAGATGTCAGAGACTTAACATTGAAGGTAGCGATTTCAATCCATTTACCAATCGTTGGGTTAATTTGGGTTATGCTATATCTCTGATTAGTCAAATACTCAAATGGGTTACGataaaaaaatttaattaaaagGAGGCATGGCAGCTTTGTCAAAAGGGCCTAACAGCTCAAAAGTTAAACGAGTCAAACGGGTtgctttatttaaaaaaaattaaaagtcctATTATTACACCGTTTCTGTAATCAAATTTACATGTTAATTATTTATGAACTTCAATCCAAACAGATTTAAAAGTGTGTGTGGGTTGTCCCAACCTGACCCATTACAACATGCACTTCAATACGGAGTATTACTTAATAGTCAATACCCAACCCGCCTATCAGTCCCATTTGCATCCTTCCATTAACAGCTAGGTAACCACACCATTAACTAATAAAAAAGGTCTATCAAAATTAATAACCTACTTACAAGTAGACAGATTCATCACATAATCACAAGGAATCAAAGATTCAATATTGGTAAGTTGAAAGACATTTATATTACATGATATGAAGCGCACCACGATGCATACATAAATTTTTCTACTTATTAGGAACTACAAAGGTTTCTAATTTTCTCATAACGTCAACTAACAGATGGTGGGACGAGTttctgttggtttattttggctagtagaagatatgtttatcccacattggtgggaggaagatgtgaggggtgagtgacttggttatataagaggggctaagtcttcattccaaatcgcaccaatcaatacactttaagtatttgattatttctttctttcttacccttgtttgagagttgtattagttaaatattttggagagtgtagttggcttaagagagtcgtctatatcattgtaacaatttgtgatatagtgtattttctctctttgggggccggtggtttttctcctgttttggagtttccacgttaaatcttgtgttgtgtattgtttttatttctttactattattgttgggctgggtggtgggaattagtgagaccgtaatttcccaacaactggtatcagagcgtcaggtttgacgggggtctcggttataggagtcggagtatgatctgtggttgccacgggagtggatcgtccacatcagaaacgagttctattgatcgtatagggtatctggttagacaatatttttctgattcgtagtaatagttggatttgttagtggcgagttgtggatttccgatttaaagggtcctggctacctgctacatcttttggctattcgaaacgtgagcaaaatcagagaaagtgttgtttataggatacggatacgatgtcgaagtttagtccaatgaggtttgatgtagaaaaATTTGATGGggggatcaattttggcttatggcaggttcaagtcaaggatgtgttgattcaatccggtttacacaaggcgttgaaaggtaaacccacctttatttctggcagtgattctagcagtaagttcgatgaagaagaatgggatgatatggatttgagggcagcaagtgcgattcgtttgtgtcttgcaaagaacgtgcttgcaaatgtgcacgggttatcaacggcaaatgagctttgggttaaactagagcagttgtaccagggcaagggcatctcaaatcggttgtgtcttaaagaacaatttcatactctgcgtatggatgggggttcaaagatttcagatcatctaagtattcttaacggtattgtttcggaactggaggctattggagttaaaacggatgatgaagataaagctttgaggttgatattatctttatcatcgtcctatgagcacatgaaacctattctaatgtacgggaaagaaacgttgaaggttgaagatgttactagcaagctcctatccgaggagaaaagattggaaggtaacggggtctcgtcatcagaagctacggtactgttgtgttcggataggcagaagagaaactctagaaagaatctgacatgctggaagtgcgggaagactgggcatgtaagggttaattgtcccggtggagctaatccggcaaatggctccaaagatgctaacattgtctccgttgttacggagagtgacgaattcctctgaagtcacgtcatcctcatggtgtgtccgcgccaccgtggaaagggatgttcgttagcggttccacaattacacatgggcattggtttggcgttgatgcacgttgtgtggtggaaactgatgttgtagctgatgggactttcgggaaagccaaacagggaagttgcaccataaagtttcagctggttgttcaacaacatgtgccgaggtgaaatgcttggaatgcgatattctaag includes these proteins:
- the LOC139853111 gene encoding chloride channel protein CLC-c-like; translation: MESNVVDIESEGGGGQLERNGSGYESGVMNRQPLLSKNRVNTSSQIAIVGSNICPIESLDYEILENDLFKQDWRSRKKLEILQYVVLKWGLALCIGLCTGLVGFFNNLAVENIAGFKFLLTSKLMLNQNYYLAFVTLAGTNLVLAVSAGVLCAYIAPAAAGSGIPEVKAYLNGIDAHTILAPSTLFVKILGSIFGCAAGFIVGKEGPMVHTGACIANLLGQGGSRKYHLTWKWLRYFKNDRDRRDMITCGAAAGVAAAFRAPVGGVLFALEEAASWWRSALLWRTFFTTAVVAVVLRSLIEYCRNGNCGLFGEGGLIMFDINSSIPDYEMVDLFAVILLAVVGGILGSLYNFLVDKVLRTYSIINERGPSFRVFLVVIISLLTSCCAYGLPWLISCTPCPIGLNVACPTDGRSGNYKHFQCPPGHYNDLASLLLNTNDDAIRSFFSSVNETEFRTSTLFVFFVLIYALGIITYGIAIPSGLFIPVILAGASYGRLVGTLLVNVSNLNIGLFALLGSASFLGGTMRMTVSLCVILLELTNNLLMLPLIMLVLLISKSVADNFNKGVYDQIVKMKGLPFLEPHAEPYMRQLVAGDVVSGPLISFTGVEKVSNIVHSLRLTSHNGFPVIDEPPFLEAPELCGVVLRSHLIVLLKGKMFTKDKRLTGTEMLRRFHAVDFAKAGLGKGPKLEDLDIKPEEMEMYVDLHPITNTSPYTVVESMSLAKAAVAFRELGLRHLCVVPKTPGRPPIVGILTRHDFMPEHVLGLYPGIDKQK